CATATTGAAGTAGAGGCCGAGAATATTGAACTTTTAAATGCAGCTATAAAAAATTTGCCCTTTGTTGTAAGAACTCATAATCGTGCAGGTGAACGATTGCGGTTAACACATCGTTATGTAGATTTGAGGTGAGTTTTTATTGAATTTGGTATTGTTCGCTTacaaaaattaattaactttTGACTTCCTTTTTGCTTGAAATTCTACGACAGATTCAGAGATATGCAAAATAATCTACGCATGCGCTCTACAGTTATTATGCATATGAGAGAGTATCTTATAAATTATTTGGGTTTCGTTGAAGTCGAAACACCGACTCTATTTTGTCGCACACCAGGCGGAGCACAAGAATTTGTTGTACCCACACGTAAGCCTGGACACTTCTATTCACTGGTGCAAAGCCCTCAACAATTTAAACAAATGCTTATGGCTGGCGCCATAGATCGCTACTTTCAAGTTGCACGTTGTTATCGTGACGAGGCGACACGTCCCGATCGACAACCGGAATTCACACAGCTCGATATAGAATTGTCATTTACAACTCGTGAGGATATCATGCAATTAGTTGAGGAGTTGTTGCGTTATTCATGGCCAAAACAATTTCCACCAATTCAAAACAAGTTCCCATGTATAACCTATAAAGAAGCAATGGAAAAATATGGCACAGATAAACCAGATACACGATTTGATTACACTGTGAGTATGAATTCAtactttattttttacattttaatgTATAATATTTCTTATGTTCCCAAATATAGTTGATCAATGTTACTAATATAATACAGAAAAATGAGAGCATTTCAAATAAGTACAATAATTTTGGCGCTTATGCTATCATTGTTCGTGGCGCGGAGGTTATTTGGAATAGTCATGCCCGTAAACATTATGAAAGTCTTAGCAAAGATTTCAACGGCATATTGTTTGTGCGTAAGTTTTTGGTAAGCAAGCACATAGAAATACCTATTTTGTGTTTCTGttaataaataattgtttttatattttaatttcctATTAGAATTATAAAGATGTGCTCGATCGTTTAACGAATTTACTAACAAATGATGTGGCAAGTGAACTAATCGAAAAATATGACTTGGAAGAGAATGATTTGATTTTCCTCGGTATTGGCGAAAAGCGTGAAACGGTATATATACCCATATAAACGTATGTTAAAAACCATTTAGCTTAACATTATTTCTCATTTTAGCAAACACTCTTGGGTCGCATACGCCTTGATTATCATAGCTTGAATACAGAGattataaaaaaagagaaaagagaaaataaaTTCCTTTGGGTTATTGATTTCCCGCTGTTTGAGCGTAATCCTGAAACAAAGGTATTAGAGAGTGTCCACCATCCCTTCACTGCTCCTCATCTTGATGATATTGACAAATTCATGAATGCCAAAGATGATGAATTGATTACAATTCGCTCGCAAGCTTACGATTTAGTATTAAATGGTCAGGAAATTGGTGGTGGTTCAATACGTATACACGATCGTgacatgcaacattttgttttagaACAAATTCTTAAAATACCACATGATCATTTAAGTCATTTGTTAAGCGCATTAGAATCGGGCTGTCCCCCACATGGCGGCATTGCACTTGGACTTGATCGTTTAATATCGATTATTTGTCGTGCAAGGTCAATGCGAGATGTTATTGCATTCCCCAAATCATTGAATGGTCGCGATCCACTCTCAAAAGCGCCTGTACCTATTTCGGATGAGGAGAAGGCACTTTATCATTTAGCTATTATTGAAGATCCAAAAAAATCCACAGAACATGATGAAGAGGATGAGGATTTGGATGCAACGCGTGATACACCTTCACCCGAACCAAATGATGATTCGAAGATTGATATTGACATTGAAACAGAACCAAATGTAGTGACGCCATCAATTGAAAAAGTTGATGTAGAAAAGAAATTACAGAAAGATGCTACTAAAGCTGCCACTAAAACTCTTGGCAATGTGAAAACACCAGCGAAAGGTACAGCACAAAAGGCCAATGCTTTAGGAAAAAATAAGTAAGAGGCACTATTCACAGAACGTGCGTTTACGCGTATTCTTAACTTAATGataatttactaaaaaaatttaatgtttttaattcAATACTAGGTTATATTCACGCGCAACTATATGTGCATATTAAAAAAGTGTATTAAGAATTTTACTTCAATGAGTATCCTGAAAAATGCTAATCGTTTTAATAATTGGAtgtttattttatgttttgtatTTCAATGGCTACTGTAATTGAATGTTTAACGCATTCACAGTTTCCTGATAGAGTGAACACTTCCGAACCAAAGTAAATAGCAGaagacttaaaaataaaaattgtacaaaaatagTGAAAAAgtaagcgggttagggggcttggaatatacccgtggcaggtatgcctgtcgtaaaagatgactaaaacaccaaattgattcaaggggttgtgtagcgcaaccctctcaaggggttggcagcgcaatatatagcttcacccaattgtcaacctcacctacccgtggtgaatcctgtttcttccacagccgaggctctgccgaccccaagTCCCTCAtgcatctagggggtgggagggtgttatgaccttgaaggtttcatgtggtcacacTTAATCATTCCCAagatggtagggctagtaccttgatggtgcttgttaccggagggaccatcaacatcgataacactccccaaagccttcgcggAGTGGTTTTCCGAAAATTAGACTCAAGGAATAATAGATACATTTTCTTTGTCGGCATTGCGCATTTAACTGTAAATGAAAagtatttaaagtaaaatttattgtataATGCAGAAGTGGAGTAATATTAATGGTTTATAGTAGAAACTTTCTACCCATTGGGGttgtaaataaagtaaaaatacaGTAAAAACAAGATATATTCTCAAAATTGGTTTTGAAATTCTACGTGTACCATCCCGACAACGTCAGATCATCTGAAATCGAAAACAAATGCCCCACTATCCCCGCCGAAGCGCGGAAACCCTACATTACAGTAATTGGGATTGCAGACGAAAATATCAGttccaaccccaagttccatttTAAGCCTTAACGAATGCGGCCAGTGGGTCTTTGGTTCAGCCTAAGCTAACACAATGTAAGGTTTAACCATAATTTGCCGttttttctcgaattttcaaCGATTTTTAACCCAATACGTTCTTTCTATTTCCTTTAAAACTCATACAAAAGCTTGCTTTCActagtttatttcatttaatcGTGGTTGCCTACTTGAGTTTTTCTTCTCCGGCTCTTCTCGTACAATATGAGGCACTTTAAAGATATCATCTTCAATGTGACCATTTGTCAAATTACGACGATATTCCTGCCATTCCACAGCTGTGTCATGGCCTTTTTCGGCTTTCTCTTCACTTTGATCATCTTCCACAGAATTTCGCACATAACCATTGTTATTTGTTATATCTCGCGTAACAGCTACACTAAAGTATGTCCAATCTTCGTCTGTAGAAGATTGTGAGAACTCCATTGGTGGCCGTTCTATGTTGTTAAAATTCATGTCCAA
The DNA window shown above is from Eurosta solidaginis isolate ZX-2024a chromosome 2, ASM4086904v1, whole genome shotgun sequence and carries:
- the AspRS-m gene encoding aspartate--tRNA ligase, mitochondrial gives rise to the protein MQIMTAMASNFNMNPPPPPPVRMMCGELRGDHCGMLVELSGRLYKKRISRFVELRDRNGIPAQLVILEDKYPRLARRVQNMPENALITIVGVVNRRPRNSYNQTVPTGEVEVELQDIINIDFPSNGKGMGGNKRSYSTMSNKNNCGITSTEYKISKTENILKYFENRDITCNDLRRDDIGKVVTLVGWVPPIRVSKFLQLKDGYGQTQMIVEEQAMQDTFVSAPEGTVFQVKGKVLGRPRQNINLKYDTGEVEVIVEDIKILNPDDPYDGPIKIKEKLQKMSIDDMVAEDDAADKNGNNTEGSSGGQRPKNEKSKIADLNKFSGRTHTCNELGLDNIGEKVTICGWLEFQRMGKFFVLRDGYGQTQILITDKVKGLENYDDGFSLESILRVEGTVIPRPSATVNPNMKTGHIEVEAENIELLNAAIKNLPFVVRTHNRAGERLRLTHRYVDLRFRDMQNNLRMRSTVIMHMREYLINYLGFVEVETPTLFCRTPGGAQEFVVPTRKPGHFYSLVQSPQQFKQMLMAGAIDRYFQVARCYRDEATRPDRQPEFTQLDIELSFTTREDIMQLVEELLRYSWPKQFPPIQNKFPCITYKEAMEKYGTDKPDTRFDYTLINVTNIIQKNESISNKYNNFGAYAIIVRGAEVIWNSHARKHYESLSKDFNGILFVRKFLNYKDVLDRLTNLLTNDVASELIEKYDLEENDLIFLGIGEKRETQTLLGRIRLDYHSLNTEIIKKEKRENKFLWVIDFPLFERNPETKVLESVHHPFTAPHLDDIDKFMNAKDDELITIRSQAYDLVLNGQEIGGGSIRIHDRDMQHFVLEQILKIPHDHLSHLLSALESGCPPHGGIALGLDRLISIICRARSMRDVIAFPKSLNGRDPLSKAPVPISDEEKALYHLAIIEDPKKSTEHDEEDEDLDATRDTPSPEPNDDSKIDIDIETEPNVVTPSIEKVDVEKKLQKDATKAATKTLGNVKTPAKGTAQKANALGKNK